The Cellulophaga sp. L1A9 genome window below encodes:
- a CDS encoding DNA replication/repair protein RecF — translation MFLKKLSLINYKNFSSENFEFDSKINCFVGQNGIGKTNILDAIYHLSFGKSYFNPIATQNIKHGEDFFVIEGNFEKLDREEKIVCSLKKGMKKIIKKNGKAYDKLSDHIGFLPLVIISPSDRDLITEGSDTRRKFIDGVISQSDKEYLQTLLKYNKIVSQRNSLLKYFAVNHTFDKTNLSVYNEQLATYGTVIFNKRVAFLETFIPIFKEQYQVISGGNEEVSLVYDSKLLDSNLLDLLEKNIEKDRALQYTSVGIHKDDLNFDLGEHPIKKFGSQGQQKSFLIALKLAQFHFIKEQSSTTPILLLDDIFDKLDENRVSHIISLVNDENFGQLFISDTHADRTENVIKNIHQSYKMFKLGS, via the coding sequence ATGTTTCTGAAGAAATTATCACTTATAAATTACAAGAATTTTAGTTCCGAAAATTTCGAATTTGACAGCAAAATCAACTGTTTCGTTGGTCAGAATGGAATTGGAAAAACAAATATCCTCGACGCCATTTATCATTTATCGTTCGGCAAAAGTTATTTTAACCCCATAGCCACTCAAAACATAAAACACGGTGAAGATTTCTTTGTAATCGAAGGAAACTTCGAAAAATTAGACCGAGAGGAAAAAATAGTCTGCAGCCTTAAAAAGGGCATGAAGAAGATTATCAAGAAAAATGGCAAAGCATATGACAAGCTTTCTGACCATATTGGATTCTTACCTCTTGTTATTATTTCGCCTTCCGATAGAGATTTAATTACAGAAGGAAGTGATACTAGAAGAAAATTTATAGACGGTGTCATTTCTCAGTCCGATAAAGAATACCTGCAAACTTTACTTAAATACAATAAAATTGTAAGTCAGCGGAATTCACTTTTAAAATATTTTGCAGTAAACCACACTTTTGATAAAACAAATTTAAGTGTCTACAATGAGCAATTAGCGACCTATGGAACCGTAATTTTTAACAAGCGTGTTGCTTTTTTAGAAACCTTTATTCCTATCTTTAAAGAACAATATCAAGTTATTTCTGGCGGAAATGAAGAAGTCTCTTTGGTCTATGACAGTAAGTTGTTAGATTCAAATCTTTTAGACCTACTAGAGAAAAACATAGAGAAAGACAGGGCTTTACAATACACGAGTGTCGGTATCCATAAAGACGATTTAAATTTTGACCTCGGCGAGCATCCTATTAAAAAATTTGGGAGCCAAGGACAACAAAAATCATTTTTGATAGCCTTGAAGCTAGCACAATTTCATTTTATAAAAGAACAATCTAGCACTACTCCTATCTTATTACTGGATGATATTTTTGATAAGTTAGACGAAAACAGGGTGAGCCATATTATTAGTCTAGTTAATGATGAAAATTTCGGTCAGCTTTTTATTAGTGACACCCATGCAGATAGAACGGAAAATGTAATTAAAAACATTCATCAGTCTTATAAGATGTTTAAGTTAGGGAGTTAA
- a CDS encoding DUF3427 domain-containing protein, which produces MDKIFNDDFKDSLLTGFIDKSLESDALYQPELLVNRKIPRKKVLTTIIKELENCESFYISVAFITTSGVATLINTFKTLEKKGIKGKILVSQYLNFTQPEALKRLLQFQNIELKIITKEDSHSKGYIFKHSKYYNLIIGSSNLTSAALSTNKEWNMKVSARNSSSLVDKVINEFQDDFEIGEIVNKTYIKKYEEIYKKQSLVYKKSEEELSKEFNLEIIPNSMQTEALENLKNLRKQSNKALIISATGTGKTYLAAFDAKAFNPKKLLFVVHRLNIAEKAMETFKTIFGKSKTMGLYSGKQRELDKDFVFSTVQTISKSNHLEQFKKDFFDYIIIDESHRSGADSYIRLIKYFNPRFLLGMTATPDRTDDKDIYSLFDHNIAYEIRLNKAMEEDMLIPFHYYGVTDLSVNDEILEKESDFKLLTADERVNKIISKIEFYGSDNGITRGLIFCSKKIEAKELSDKFNQKGYKTIALTGDSSEQERTNAIELLESDDLTIKLDYIFTIDIFNEGIDIPKINQVIMIRPTQSAIIFIQQLGRGLRKTDNKYYLTIIDFIGNYKNNYLIPIALYGDTSFNKDKIRKLISEGSSMIPGESTINFDEITKERIYASIDSATMQLLSDLKIDYNNLKSRIGRIPMMMDFVNNEAREPFSFIEYSKSYFNFINKVDKTFDKSLDKKLSELLELFSKEINNAKRIEESIILKELLNNHELSISNLNELIFEKYQYKPSAETIKSCISNINFSFIRKEEKIIFIESNKLKFHDEFVKLLSNTTFSEFLLDSITYSIHTFNKNFNKDNYRDGLLLFNKYSRKDVCRLLNWENDVSSTVYGYRTRNEITPCFVTYHKSDDIEDTIKYNDYFVSPSVFAWESRSNRKLSSQEIKNVVASKRILLFVKKEDAEGTDFYFMGDVSIIKNSIQQAEMPDSQKPVVHFKFQLEQPVKDDLYNYITAVNREKLAPNNFKTAVKSKVEEKVSEFTVPLYNFYAAAGSFSEMQDEKEYKLTSVPQRYASDDYFACKVIGKSMNKIIPNNSICLFKKNVTGSRTGKILLIENRDAFDPDFNSAFTVKTYISKKTITDEGWQHDSIILKPNSYDDSFKSIIINEDNSKEMRIIGEFVEVLK; this is translated from the coding sequence ATGGATAAAATATTTAATGATGATTTTAAAGATAGCCTATTAACTGGGTTCATTGATAAATCCTTAGAATCCGACGCTTTATACCAACCAGAACTACTTGTCAATCGAAAAATCCCTAGAAAGAAAGTTCTAACTACTATTATTAAAGAATTAGAAAACTGCGAAAGCTTTTATATATCTGTTGCTTTTATTACAACAAGCGGTGTAGCTACTTTAATAAACACATTTAAAACTCTTGAGAAAAAAGGTATAAAAGGAAAAATTCTTGTTTCTCAATATCTAAACTTCACACAACCCGAAGCATTAAAAAGACTTTTACAATTTCAAAATATAGAATTAAAAATAATAACTAAAGAAGACTCACATTCAAAAGGTTATATTTTTAAGCACTCTAAATACTACAACTTAATTATTGGAAGTAGCAATTTAACTTCAGCCGCATTATCTACAAATAAAGAGTGGAATATGAAGGTTTCAGCAAGAAACTCAAGCTCCTTAGTAGATAAAGTGATTAACGAATTTCAAGATGATTTTGAAATAGGTGAAATTGTAAATAAAACTTACATCAAAAAATATGAAGAGATTTACAAAAAGCAATCACTAGTTTACAAAAAAAGCGAAGAGGAATTATCTAAAGAATTTAATTTAGAAATAATTCCAAACTCTATGCAAACTGAAGCATTAGAGAATTTAAAAAACTTAAGAAAACAAAGCAATAAAGCGCTTATAATTTCTGCAACCGGAACAGGTAAAACCTATTTAGCTGCTTTTGATGCCAAAGCTTTTAATCCTAAAAAACTGCTATTTGTTGTACATCGATTAAACATTGCTGAAAAAGCAATGGAAACTTTTAAAACTATTTTCGGTAAGTCTAAAACAATGGGGTTATACTCAGGAAAACAAAGAGAACTAGATAAAGACTTTGTATTTTCAACTGTTCAAACAATTTCAAAATCAAATCATTTAGAACAATTTAAAAAAGATTTCTTTGATTATATTATTATTGATGAATCTCATCGTTCAGGAGCAGATTCATATATTAGATTAATAAAATATTTCAATCCGAGATTTCTTCTTGGTATGACTGCAACACCAGACAGAACAGACGATAAAGACATTTATAGTTTGTTTGACCATAATATAGCTTATGAGATTAGACTAAATAAGGCAATGGAAGAAGATATGCTTATTCCTTTCCATTATTATGGTGTAACAGATTTATCAGTAAATGATGAAATACTTGAAAAAGAATCAGATTTCAAACTTTTAACAGCAGACGAAAGAGTCAATAAAATTATTTCTAAAATTGAATTTTATGGTTCCGACAATGGAATAACAAGAGGTCTAATTTTTTGTTCTAAAAAAATTGAAGCCAAAGAATTATCAGACAAATTCAATCAAAAAGGCTACAAAACAATTGCTTTAACAGGAGATAGTTCAGAACAGGAAAGAACAAATGCCATAGAACTATTAGAAAGTGATGATTTAACAATAAAATTAGATTACATATTTACTATTGACATTTTTAATGAAGGAATTGATATACCAAAAATCAATCAAGTCATAATGATTCGCCCAACCCAATCTGCAATAATATTCATACAGCAATTAGGACGAGGATTAAGAAAGACAGACAACAAATATTATTTAACAATCATTGATTTTATTGGCAACTATAAAAATAATTATTTAATTCCAATAGCTTTATATGGGGACACCTCCTTTAATAAAGACAAAATAAGAAAATTAATTTCAGAGGGTAGTAGTATGATTCCAGGAGAATCAACTATTAATTTTGATGAAATCACTAAAGAAAGAATCTATGCTTCCATTGATTCAGCGACAATGCAACTGTTATCTGATTTAAAAATAGATTACAATAATTTAAAAAGTAGGATTGGACGTATTCCCATGATGATGGACTTTGTAAACAATGAAGCCAGAGAGCCTTTCTCATTCATTGAATACTCGAAGTCGTACTTTAATTTCATCAACAAAGTAGACAAAACATTTGATAAATCTTTAGACAAAAAGCTATCTGAATTATTAGAGCTTTTTTCCAAAGAAATTAACAACGCAAAAAGAATTGAAGAAAGTATTATCCTAAAGGAACTACTAAATAATCACGAGTTAAGTATTTCAAATTTAAATGAATTAATATTTGAGAAATATCAATATAAACCAAGTGCTGAAACTATAAAATCCTGTATTTCAAATATCAATTTCAGCTTTATCCGAAAGGAAGAAAAAATCATCTTTATTGAAAGTAACAAACTCAAATTTCACGATGAATTTGTTAAGTTACTTTCAAACACTACTTTTAGTGAGTTCTTACTTGATTCTATAACTTACTCAATACACACCTTCAATAAAAATTTCAACAAAGATAATTACAGAGATGGACTATTACTTTTCAACAAGTATAGTCGTAAAGATGTTTGTAGATTATTGAACTGGGAAAATGATGTTAGTAGTACTGTTTATGGTTACAGAACAAGAAATGAAATTACTCCTTGTTTTGTTACTTATCATAAATCTGATGATATTGAAGACACCATAAAGTATAATGACTACTTCGTTTCCCCATCGGTTTTCGCTTGGGAATCCCGGTCAAACAGAAAATTATCAAGTCAAGAAATAAAAAATGTAGTCGCTTCAAAGCGAATATTATTATTCGTAAAAAAAGAAGATGCAGAAGGGACTGACTTCTATTTCATGGGAGATGTATCGATTATAAAGAATTCTATTCAGCAAGCAGAAATGCCTGATTCTCAAAAACCAGTTGTCCACTTTAAGTTTCAATTAGAACAACCAGTAAAAGACGACTTATACAATTACATAACAGCCGTTAACAGAGAGAAACTTGCTCCAAATAATTTTAAAACCGCAGTAAAATCAAAAGTAGAAGAAAAAGTATCTGAATTTACAGTTCCTCTATACAACTTTTACGCAGCAGCTGGTAGCTTTAGTGAAATGCAAGATGAAAAAGAATATAAACTAACATCTGTTCCCCAAAGATATGCATCAGATGATTATTTCGCTTGTAAAGTAATTGGAAAATCAATGAATAAAATTATTCCAAATAACTCAATATGCTTATTCAAAAAAAATGTAACAGGTTCTCGCACTGGGAAAATTTTACTAATAGAAAATAGAGATGCCTTTGACCCTGATTTTAATTCTGCATTTACCGTTAAAACATATATAAGTAAAAAAACTATTACAGATGAAGGTTGGCAACATGATTCAATTATATTGAAACCTAACTCGTATGACGATAGTTTTAAAAGTATAATAATCAATGAAGACAATAGTAAAGAAATGAGAATTATTGGCGAGTTTGTTGAAGTTCTAAAATAA
- a CDS encoding (deoxy)nucleoside triphosphate pyrophosphohydrolase produces the protein MKEIEVVAAIIYFEDKILCVQRPQNKLAYISKKFEFPGGKVENGETLNNALYRELKEELNFTPISMGELYLTVNHQYPDFKLIMHVFKCISDKSEIQLNEHISSQWRSLENLKKLDWAAADIPIVNRLIENG, from the coding sequence ATGAAAGAGATAGAAGTTGTTGCTGCAATAATCTATTTTGAAGATAAGATTCTATGTGTTCAAAGGCCTCAAAACAAATTGGCATATATTTCCAAAAAATTTGAATTCCCTGGAGGCAAAGTAGAAAATGGGGAAACATTAAATAATGCACTGTATAGAGAATTAAAAGAAGAATTAAACTTCACACCAATCTCAATGGGTGAATTATATTTAACAGTTAATCATCAATATCCAGACTTTAAATTAATAATGCATGTTTTTAAATGTATTTCTGATAAAAGTGAAATTCAATTAAATGAACATATTTCTTCTCAATGGCGCTCTTTAGAAAATTTAAAAAAATTAGACTGGGCAGCAGCAGATATCCCTATAGTTAATAGATTAATTGAGAATGGATAA
- a CDS encoding DciA family protein, translated as MAKRRRENIPLSEALQDFIDTNKLQKGIDRVDVRAAWTNLMGNGVNNYTTAIELRGDTLFVSLSSSVLRSELSLGKSKIITMLNEELKKEVVKKLVLR; from the coding sequence ATGGCTAAAAGACGCAGAGAAAACATTCCATTAAGTGAAGCTTTACAAGATTTTATTGACACCAACAAGCTCCAAAAAGGCATTGATAGGGTTGATGTAAGAGCAGCTTGGACCAATCTTATGGGGAATGGCGTTAATAACTACACAACGGCCATAGAATTACGAGGAGACACCTTGTTTGTATCGCTCTCTTCTTCAGTTCTACGGTCAGAATTAAGCCTAGGGAAATCTAAAATTATCACCATGCTTAATGAAGAGTTGAAAAAAGAAGTGGTTAAGAAGTTAGTGTTGCGATAG
- a CDS encoding tetratricopeptide repeat protein, whose amino-acid sequence MATYKKRGYKAKEVNIDSTDEVEFNEQDSTTAEVFSTLDESANKTEEWVSNNQNYILGVIGAIAVGVLGYLAYDQFVKKPQEADAGNEMFYAMQHFNEALQNPVAQDSLYNMALEGANGKYGLIEVIENYGGTESANLASYAAGMSYLNTQKYQEAIDYLSDYTAHDAITDAIAKGGIGDAFMQLNQPEDALGYYEKALSANTNEYSTPMFLQKAGIVALELNKNDAALKYFERIKTEFAKSPEASLVDAYIAMAKNK is encoded by the coding sequence ATGGCTACATACAAGAAGCGCGGATATAAAGCAAAAGAAGTAAATATTGATTCTACAGACGAAGTTGAGTTCAATGAACAAGACAGTACAACGGCTGAGGTTTTTAGTACCTTAGATGAAAGTGCAAATAAAACTGAAGAGTGGGTTTCTAACAATCAGAATTATATTCTTGGCGTTATTGGTGCAATTGCAGTAGGGGTTTTAGGGTATTTAGCCTATGATCAGTTTGTGAAAAAACCTCAAGAGGCAGATGCTGGTAACGAAATGTTCTACGCAATGCAACATTTTAATGAGGCTTTACAAAACCCAGTAGCACAAGATTCATTGTACAACATGGCTTTAGAAGGTGCTAATGGTAAGTATGGCTTAATTGAAGTTATTGAAAACTATGGTGGTACAGAAAGTGCAAACCTAGCTTCTTATGCAGCAGGTATGTCTTACTTAAACACACAAAAATATCAAGAAGCTATAGATTACTTAAGTGATTATACGGCTCATGATGCTATTACAGATGCCATTGCCAAAGGTGGTATTGGCGATGCATTCATGCAATTAAATCAGCCAGAAGATGCTTTAGGGTATTATGAAAAAGCCTTGAGTGCTAATACAAATGAGTATAGTACCCCAATGTTTTTACAAAAAGCAGGTATCGTTGCTTTAGAATTGAATAAAAATGATGCAGCTTTAAAATATTTCGAAAGAATTAAAACTGAATTTGCAAAATCTCCAGAAGCTAGTTTGGTAGATGCTTACATTGCAATGGCTAAAAACAAATAA
- the ribH gene encoding 6,7-dimethyl-8-ribityllumazine synthase: MATANNNLSVYDKATIPNAKGFRFGIVVSEWNTNITEGLFNGAKEALLDCGALEENIIRWDVPGSFELTFGSKKMIATQNVDAVIAIGSVIQGETKHFDFVCEATAQGIKDLNILTDTPVIFCVLTDNNLQQAIDRSGGIHGNKGTEGAIAAIKMAALGK, encoded by the coding sequence ATGGCTACAGCCAATAATAATTTATCGGTTTACGATAAAGCTACAATCCCAAATGCGAAAGGTTTTCGATTTGGGATTGTTGTTTCTGAATGGAACACGAATATTACAGAAGGATTGTTTAACGGTGCTAAAGAAGCTTTATTAGATTGTGGCGCTTTAGAAGAAAATATAATCCGTTGGGATGTTCCTGGTAGTTTTGAGTTAACCTTTGGAAGCAAAAAAATGATTGCAACGCAAAATGTTGATGCAGTGATTGCTATAGGAAGTGTTATTCAAGGCGAAACAAAACATTTTGATTTTGTATGCGAGGCTACAGCACAAGGCATAAAAGATTTGAATATCCTGACGGATACTCCTGTTATTTTTTGTGTATTGACAGATAATAATCTTCAGCAAGCTATTGACCGTAGTGGTGGTATTCACGGTAACAAAGGTACTGAAGGTGCCATTGCAGCAATTAAAATGGCTGCCCTAGGAAAATAG